A genomic window from Salvia miltiorrhiza cultivar Shanhuang (shh) chromosome 5, IMPLAD_Smil_shh, whole genome shotgun sequence includes:
- the LOC130986511 gene encoding uncharacterized protein LOC130986511 produces the protein MATPSPWQRPFSSATASSLQSSTIFPIYYTKRHLLIPCSPNFYSSSSCCSSLNNGSNNGRKRFRGKPVELIVVDRDPGNLKAFDSPLNTNGFNGRSLSFKSLFGKRALWRNIFFASKKVRSIILLNVITIIYASNIPVVKEVEAIIDPEAFTVVRFVVAAIPFMPFVFRARNDSHTRKAGLELGFWVSLGYILQALGLLTSDAGRASFLCMFTVIVVPLIDGMLGSKIPAYTWFGALASIVGVAMLESSGSPPCIGDLLNFLSAVSFGIHMLRTEQISRSTERENLLPLLGYEVCVVAFLSTLWYFTEGWFAGDINASNPFCWTWAIILDWISSFPWIPALYTGIFSTGLCLWVEMTAMRDVSATETAIIYGLEPVWGAGFAWFLLGERWGVSGWIGAALVLGGSLTVQIMGAMPHSSLQECSDENGFISDNNNILSKSSVMFKSENNPSDLVNK, from the exons ATGGCTACGCCGTCGCCGTGGCAGCGGCCCTTCAGCTCCGCCACTGCATCTTCTCTCCAATCTTCCACCATTTTCCCAATCTATTACACGAAACGCCATCTTCTTATCCCTTGCTCTCCAAATTtctattcatcttcttcatgcTGCTCTTCTCTCAATAACGGTTCCAATAATGGGAGAAAGAGATTCAGAGGGAAACCAGTAGAACTGATAGTTGTTGACCGTGATCCGGGAAATCTTAAAGCGTTCGATTCTCCATTGAACACCAACGGATTTAATGGTAGAAGCTTGAGTTTCAAATCGTTGTTTGGAAAGCGAGCATTGTGGCGGAATATATTCTTCGCCTCCAAGAAAGTAAGGAGCATCATTTTGCTCAATGTTATCACCATTATTTATG CTAGTAACATTCCAGTTGTCAAGGAAGTTGAAGCTATTATTGATCCTGAGGCTTTCACCGTTGTGCGGTTTGTTGTGGCTGCCATTCCATTCATGCCATTCGTGTTCCGGGCTAGGAATGATTCTCATACTCGTAAAGCAGGATTGGAGTTGGGATTTTGGGTCAGCTTAGGGTACATCCTGCAAGCCCTTGGACTTCTCACATCTGATGCTGGACGAGCATCATTTCTTTGCATGTTTACT GTAATTGTTGTGCCCCTGATTGATGGCATGTTAGGATCTAAGATACCTGCATATACATGGTTTGGAGCTCTGGCATCGATCGTTGGAGTTGCAATGCTGGAATCCAGTGGATCACCTCCATGT ATTGGAGATTTGCTGAACTTTTTAAGCGCAGTGTCTTTTGGGATTCATATGCTAAGAACTGAACAAATTTCAAGAAGCACAGAACGAGAAAATCTTTTACCACTCCTTGGATATGAG GTATGCGTTGTTGCCTTTCTATCAACTCTTTGGTACTTCACTGAAGGCTGGTTTGCTGGTGATATCAATGCATCAAATCCATTTTGTTGGACGTGGGCAATAATTTTAGATTGGATTTCATCGTTTCCTTGGATACCTGCATTGTATACTGGTATTTTTTCAACAGGCTTGTGCCTATGGGTGGAG ATGACAGCGATGCGTGATGTTTCGGCTACAGAAACTGCGATAATATATGGGTTGGAACCTGTATGGGGTGCTGGATTTGCTTGGTTCTTACTTGGTGAGAGATGGGGAGTCAGTGGATGGATTGGAGCTGCTCTGGTTCTTG GTGGGAGTCTAACAGTGCAGATAATGGGAGCAATGCCTCACTCTTCATTACAAGAATGCAGCGACGAGAATGGTTTTATTTCAGATAACAACAACATTTTATCTAAGTCTTCAGTTATGTTTAAGAGTGAAAATAATCCATCTGATTTGGTAAACAAGTGA